A segment of the Scomber japonicus isolate fScoJap1 chromosome 5, fScoJap1.pri, whole genome shotgun sequence genome:
GCGTAAACAGGTATAGCTAGAATATTCCTTTGACACTGACTCTGCAAACCAAACATAATAAGAGAAAGTAATTATTGAATAAATCCTGACAAATTATAATTTCCAAATGACAAAAAGATGGATGTGACATCTCACCTGTCCTCCCTCATCCCCTGTAGGTCTCGCTCTCCATCCTGTGATTGCATTCTTGGACTTCCATGCGTAAACCACCACcagcagaaatgaaataaaataaaatgtctgtaaTAGAGTTGAAAAATAGACAAAGGAAGGGTAAACATATATTGTAGAATATGCATCATGAAGCAACAAGATGGACCATCAAAATATGTTaccaaaatgtgtgtttgcaaacaGTAGATAAGGAAACacagtggcggtttttgctatgggcaatgtgggcaaccgcccagggcgcaatctacttgggggcgcatGAGCaggggatcaacttgcgactgcagaggctgtgagcaggttgtgtgtgagtctcactctcagaggaaaagcaaggggaggaggggggcgggggataaactgacctgtgatgattatgatcccaggccacacaacacaaactgctgcttccaaataaataataatacatttatacaattaatacagacccattatagctacatgtaagttattgggttatgtgaaaatgcaatgaataaataaataaataaaatgcaaaaaaaaaaaaaaaaaaaagttttacatactatatttcatttattcaccttatttttgtgtggtgaaggatttgtgcaatttacattggtgttaacatactacatgtcatttatttatcttcatttctttctctactcttgttaatttttgtatttaataacatatgtaataaaataacataaatagttCAATATTGTGCATGTGTTGGGAGGGggtcggtccgcccagggcgcaaaactagccaggaccgcctctgcaATTACATGTCACCCTATGTCACCACaagcaaatgttttaaaaaagaagaagtaatTTTACATAAATCTAAAAGCTGTTTGATTGAAGACATttatgttttggttttggtttggtttctgAGGTGTGTCTACACGATTGCTTCAATCAAGATCAGACATTTCAGGATCAGAAACTTTATGAGTCTCTATGAGGATTTTTctatttggtttggttttatgTAGATGAAGATCTCCTTATTAAAAGACTATCTTTATTTAATAAGGTCTATTATTTGTATTTCGCAGCAGAACactaaaaagttaaaaaaaagtaagaaagttgaaactttaaagtacatttttgttATCTTATTTTCCACCTATGGAGGAATAAATAAATTCTTATTCTAAAGTTTGTCTTTAATTTGACTCAAAACGAACTCCAAACTTTGTGAAATATTGTGGGTGTATTAAGTTGTGAGCTaactttatattatatcatcatATTACACTCCCATTAATCAGAATAACTGCTTCTTCAGGCTCAGATTCACTTTCTCATCTTCTCCTCTGTaaatactttgttttatgttaAAATCAATACCTGCTCTGCCTGTCACTCTTATCACTGTAGAAATAATAAGAATATAGATCCAGTTGGTGCAGTCCACACTAGACTTACATGAAAacttttaacattaacaacgGTTATTACAACATAAAACAAGCAGTTTCACCTCTCTGTTGGAAAGGGCAGTGATGTTTGCATTACTGAAGACATGACACAACAAAACTTCTTATCTTTTAAATTTACAATAACACTAGTAAAGCACCACACTGCTTTATAGATACAATATAATACGTAACACAAGTTTTTGACTTATTTTACTGCTAGAATTCAATGACTCTGGGAAAATCTTGCATTACTGTGATAAGACAATCTGATCTTCAACCCTGGAAACTACAGATTCTTCAGCTTGGAAGTACCAAAATGATCAAGTGATCAAGTGAGTTTTTATCCAACTATATCTTGTTTCAgaatattaaatctaaatacAACCCCTTCCACCACTAGAAAACAGTCTTGTAAATGATTCATTGGTAGGGTCAAGCGCTCAGTCTACAGATTGAAAGTAATTGTTCCTCACCAGTGACAGTGGAAGGCTGTACTCGCAGAAGTCTTCATTGATGTCAGTTTTAGCTATGTTCATGGCACTGGTGAACATCAAGATCACAGCAGCCAGAAGGTCTGCCAAGGCGAGCTGCACCAGGAGATGcacctgcacatacacacataatagaTATTGCTTCAGTGtaaacagtgatttaaaaaaccccaacatGATTTGTAACTGAACCACTATAGAAAACTGCATAGATGTGACATTGATATGTGCAGAGCTACACCAACAAtgaaatatctatctatctatctttctttctttctttctttctatctatctatctatctatctatctatctatctaatctatctatctatctatctatctatctatctatctatctatctatctatctatctatctatctatctatctgtctgtctgtataatACATAAACAACTTGACTCACCTGTGTTGTCAGATGCCTCCATTTCACAATGGAAACCGCCAGGACAGAAAAACTCCCAATCACACTGCAGATAATCATAAATATGCAAAGTATTATATAACATCATAGAGGTTGGTACAAAATAATAGCAACACTGCATTAGTTTTTCTCAATTTCTCCACCATGTGTGTAAAGTTCACAGTAAAATGAATTCTTAACAGGAAGTTTCAAACTGACGATAGTTTGGAGCCACATCAACACTAACCAGGAGACAAGAGAGTTTTATTACATAGATTAGAGTGTCTGATGATGACATAAGCTTCCAGGTCTGAAAGACAACTTAGCTCAGACTCATGAGAGACGTGCTTAAAAGCTGTTATAAAATCCTATCCCTCCCCCGGCTCTATAGAAAATAGAAGCAAAATGGTACCAGTTTTCCTGCATTGACTCTTTCACCAATTTGTCCTTTCTCTGactcttttgttgtatttgtcccaaggaaaataaaaataagagagagTCTCATAAATAAAGACATTGAGCAAGGTTGACGAATTCACTGTAGCTCGCTGTTAGTTTGCAAAGTTTCTATCCAATAAGCTGCAACACAGTGctgaaaattacatttcagcTGGTAACACAGGTGGcaattacagtttttctcagtcACTTTGGTACATTTCTCAGATCAGAATGAAATTCTCAAAACTACTTGTTCAATCTTCACATCATTGTGTCACTTGTGCATATCAAAAAAGCAGTTCTCATTTCTTTGAACAAGTTGCAAATGCTTTGGTATATCCATGCAAATGTTTATGTACAATCATGTACAATTCTCTGTTCTTTCCTACATTATCAATTGCTTATGTCATGttgatcaaaatgtattataatgggTCTCTGTTGAATAGTCTCACCCCCCACAGTATTTAGCATTAATTCATCACATAAGTCTTTACATGCAAAACGGTTGAACAAGTTGTCATAATATGTCAAGCATATTTCTATACATTTCCATTagactttttttctaaatctgtCCTGAATTGGTAATTTGCCACACTTGTAGACCAAGTGTGACTGCATTGCATGTACAGTTTTCCCTAAGAAAATTGTCCTATGTTCACATTTCTATGttagttttcttctttgtgCTATGCACTGCATGTACAGTTTTCCCTAAAGAGATTGTCCTATGTTCACAtttctacttttgtttttttctttgtgctatGCAGTAGTGTCTTTTACTTTCTGTATCACAGTGACATGGTCTGTCAATAaattacaatacaaacaataaaagcatactgtaaatgtgactTTTGTCCAGTCTCTTACAATCAATCTCCCATATACGCTAAGGTGTAACTTACAATTTACAATAGTTGTCTTCAAAACTTTAACCATAGTTTACATCAGAACATCCCTCCAGAGTACACTGTTATATTAACAACATGACTAAGCAATTTGACTGTCTTATCCGTACACAATGAAACAAGGACTTGTCATTCTGATGGCACTGATATGTTCATTGACACAGATATTTACTTTTGAGAGATGAACTAAGGATTTTGAGCAAGAGACTGGCTTTTGCAGGTAATCTATGGTGTTTTGCTATTTGTACGAATTGTTTTGAGAAATGCACTTACTGATTTGCAAATGTCGAGGATGATTTGAGAAATGTACCAAAGcgataaactgtaaaataacagaTGACAAACTCTATGTATCAACATTGGAAGAAAACACAAGTCTGCCTCTTGTCATGTTGCTCTGCTGGTTTGGCAAACCTCATTTCAACAATCAGAGAAGTGTGTAGCTACATTAATGACATAGCTGCTATAGAACATTAAGTGTGTTGAGAAAGTATGAGGAAGCACATTACCTTGGAGTGAGAAACACTAAGTAGACAGTAGAGAGAGcataaagctgaaaaaaaaatcaaacatgaatTCAGAAATGTATAACACTTCCCTCCTCACAGTTTGCATGTAAAtaaactttttcatttttatttaatatattcatagtcagaaaataaaagtattaagAATAGTGCCTACCTGATCACTTTGTGTACCATTGATCTCCATGGTAAAGGTCCAACAATAATCAGTCTATCCAAAACTCACTCTCAGATTGGGCACAACTATCTCAATAAGAGGCTGTTATGATGTGCCCTACTTTTATCATAGCACACCTTCGCAAAGGCTTGCACCTTTTGACGTTACAGGTCAcgtgctgctgttgttttcacTCGGCCCGCTTGTGTGTGcccgtgcctgtgtgtgtgggtgtgtgcgtgtgcggtAGATGGATTGATATTGTGGTTGGTATGATCACTGCAATAGTTTGAAATGGTAATCCCCGGGGGAAAATCGTTTTACTTTCATTAAGTTAACACCCTTAAACCAGACAACTGAATTGAAACGGAACTTCCCCGGTACCACTAGGATTTCCACCCGAATTTCCTACCAAAACAACAGATGTAGATGTCCTTTTGCCCCATTGCAATGAATATTTACTACCTGTTGTTGTTTGAATGTTTAGCAATGTACTAtagcaatatgttatattattataagcAATGTGTTATAAACTGTGCATACACACTCTCATTTTGCACTGTAGAGTGTGATTGAATTTACCTGTAGGGCCTACACGTCAAACAAAAAGGTGTTAATTCACGACACAAGCTTACTATGATAAACTGTGTTACGGTGACATCTGGTGGTAGGAATCGGCATTTTCATATATACAGTCTGTTTTCTACACAAGATTTAACAGACTTGGCATTTACACAGGTGCAAggtagacacagacacacacacgggagTTCTTGTGCTGTTCACTGTCgtgttaaaacaaaaagaaaacatatttccaaCCAATtagtgttaaaaataaaaatgaaaagatagTATCGAGATGTGAGTAATATTTCAGTATTCATAACAGTTATTTACTACAGCACACAGGCTTACTTTTTGATTTGATTACTTTTTcgtggatactgacatgatttataagagagataatttcttataaagcaagatgtATCTTTCATTTGAAAACGTATTCACTAGtttatgtagattttggaatataaaataaagatattttatgaaaaaagtcaaaagtctggcatggatTAAATTGGTACCGTGACAGCATTTAAgaccatgtgtgctccaaataagcccccatgaaaaatgaggaaaaaacatcCTCCTTAGCAAAATCTTCAGATGTAGGCTAACCCCCTttataatcaacattttcacaaGTAACTAATTTAATAACAcgttttttctcagtaactgtaacggattacagttacatttattttataattaaatcaCGTAACGCCGTTTCATGTAACTAAAAATACTCTCCCCAACACTGCCTATTTACAGAGCATGTAGTGAATAATAAAGTATCGGAGCAAGAGTTGTGCACCGGTAAAGTATGGATACTGCACCACAGCGTCGCAGCATGTTCTACCAggatataaataatatatattttaaattaaataaatacgtCTGTCTCTTGTTTATGGACGAAATTATGACAAAGGGTACTTAAACATGTATGAAAAGATGActgtaaagtgctttgattCAGATGTTTTTGTTGATAAAGTTTCTTCAAACTGATGACGTCGTGTGTTCCACGTTGGCCCGGACGTGGCAGTCTGTGAAACCAGGACAACCATCTCACTCTACGTCTGCCTGTGTGCCACTAATACACAGTTAAACCTCCTCGAATAATAATGGGGCTCACCATCTCGTCGATCTTCGGCCGGCTGTTTGGCAAAAAACAGATGAGGATTTTGATGGGTGAGTGAAAGCTGTGTTTGACGAAGGTTTGAGTTCGGTGAGCATCACCATTTTTAACGCTAGCTACATGAGTAACGGAGTCGTGAGTTAGCTAGCGTTAGTTTTAGAGGATCCTTCGTTAAAATACAACTCTAAATTTCAAATATTGGGACAGACGTGGAGTTAAAACACAACTAAAAGCCACTTCATAAAGTGTcgtttggagaaaaaaaaggaaactattTTTTCCACCAAGCGTTAGCTAAGGTAATAGATTTCTGGATTAATTACAAACAAGTATATCCCCTTGAAAAACAGCAACTTTTATCTAAATAAAGTTTGGCTGTGAGGCTGACCGTgtaaatactttcttttttagctAACTAACTCTAGCTTAGTTGGCAAAAATGTCACTTTACTACTCCATTTCAATATACACTGTTTACCTTAACGTATTCGTTATCTTGTTTTTGGATGACATGaacttattattgtttttaatatataaaatactgtctttattttataatataaagCCAGTTCCGACTGGCTGTGAGTTATCTTGGTTAACTTCTTATTGAGCAATTCACATCTTGTGACGTTGCACATGTGTCATTATGTTACGTTCATTGGCAGGCTCATTTCCGGACTGCTAAGTAATATCCTGATTTGTCCTGgacttttatttagatttataaTTGAACACACCCCTCccaacacactcacagtaaTAGCTGTAAACGGCTCATTGCATATGAGTCTTGTGATGTCTGTTATTTCATGTCCTGTGCTGTCTGATAATGAGAGGACAATGCTTGCTGTGTAATTTACAGCATTCTGTTATTCATAGCTGTTAACTTCTAACCCCTGATATTAATGATTGGTTTTAACCAAACTGTATTTCTCTGTAGTTGGGCTGGATGCTGCTGGAAAAACGACCATCTTGTACAAATTGAAGCTCGGTGAAATTGTGACCACCATCCCAACCATTGGTGAGAGATCTTCTTGTTATCTTGTCtaagttattttaaaattcGTTTGTGGTCCTTTTTGATTGTCAGATGTGCGCTTTGTGTATTAAGCATTGCATTGAGATATATCCCCCTTCTTTCTCCTGTACAGGTTTCAATGTGGAGACAGtagaatttaaaaatatcagTTTCACTGTATGGGATGTGGGTGGTCAGGACAAGATCAGACCCCTCTGGAGACACTATTTCCAGAACACACAGGTAAGAGTGTGACTGAGGCAAAGCCCCTTTTGTAGTATCATAATTGCAGAAGTCAGTAGTGGGGCAGCAGTAGTATGCAGCTCTTAAATACTTTTATTACTGTTCTATAGTTTTTTGACAAGTTCTGGTTCATCTAAATACTTTTCACACTCTGATTAAGAATGTCTGTAGTGTAGAATGTCAGTTTCTATCCAAGCGTATTGACTACAAGAGTGGAAAAGCAGTCACAGACTCCActgaatttgtttttatttcatgtacCATTAACTCCTTTTTAATCTAGTAATGTCAACAAAggatttccttcttccttctctggCTGCTAAGCTGTTGGTTAAAGTAGATGGATATTATGCttacatttaaaactatatacTTTATCTTATTTCATGTACATAATTATGATTATATATTTCATGGATATACTTTTTGCACTTCTTGCTGTTAATTGTTGACTATAAAAATAGGTATTATTGCTCTTCCCAGGACCCATTTATGATTTGTGGGatcttaaattatatttaataataggCAGTTTCTCAATGTCTTTGTAATTTATACATTCATAACATCTCAGTCCCTGTAAATTCATTCACTTGTGAGTGTGGAATTAAATCACTTTAACACTGCTTTTATCCCTCTAGGGCCTCATCTTTGTGGTGGACAGTAATGACAGAGAAAGAGTGGCTGAGTCTGCAGAGGAGCTCTCAAAGATGGTATGTATTTAACATGGTGAGCTCAGAAGGGACTATAATACATTAATGGTGGGAATTGTATTATGAAGAATTGCAAAGAATGTCATAATTTGATACATACCTTTTCTAAAAACAGAATAGCTGTTTCACAGTGTGCTGTGGATGCAAATAGACAGAGGACTGttccttctgtttgtttaaGATATAGAAATACTTTCTCAATAACTGGTGTTTCTTTGAATTGGATCCACAACACTGAGAAAGCTCAACAAGTGTGCTCCAGCATCCCAGACCCACCCCCCTCTTTAACTGCACCAACACACGCTAAACACAGCCCTCTGAAGCAAATTCTTTAGAAAAAATAATGTTCTGCATCTTGACTCCTCAAATGTGGAATGCCTTTCCCTTTGCTACACTAGTTACAACAGCAGAGTCTCATTATGTCTTCAGATTTAGTCAACAATGAAATCGTTGCAAGAAGTACTACACCTCAAACTACCTCTGCACTATACTCCACGACGTGTGTGTCATGGAGCATAGTGATGGTTCGACAGTGGATGACAGTCTCTCTCACACCACAGTGattttttctacatttaaatcctgtatttatttgttcatgCCTTAATGTAACGTAAACTTGTCCGTATATTCAGAAGGAGTCAGTAATCTTTTGAACAGGATCTCCTTGTTTGTGCGTTGCACAGTTAACCCATGAACTGTTAAAACATTGAGTAATCATGTTGACTCTTGACAGTGCATAGATGATACAAATCCCCTTAGTTGTCACGTCAGACTTTGTGCTTTTCCACAGCCGTCATGTGCCTCTGGGTTCAATAGGTGTGGTCAACTTCTTAGTGAGTCTCTGAAATAGTCTTAGGCAGGGAAAAAATTGAATCCctcttgttttttgtgtctaaattaaattgttttaattatacattatgattttatgttttactaTAAATTACTTCTTTGTTTTCGTTGTCATTCTTGGGCTTTTTTTACTTAATGCtcaggaagaaatgaggaattTAAAAAACCTAGCTCACTAAACCACCAGGATGCCCTAGAACTTTTTTAAGCTTATTGCTCAGGAAGATTAAATTATTTTGggtgtctttttatttgtttatttgtgtgtgtatatatatatgcagcaCAAATACTAACTCCATTTGATTGAgtttatatataaaacaatatattatatattgtttatatatattcgatttataatatttgatttgatttaaggACTATCAAGCAAAAGTCACACTGTAAATTTGTTAAGAAAACGACAAAGAAAAATCTTTCTGTAGTCTGTTGGTCCTAATATGAAGTCTTGGAGCTGATGCCCtaatctctgtttttctttatatcTAGTTGCTGGAGGATGAGTTGAAAGACGCTGTTTTGCTGGTGTTTGCTAACAAACAGGACCTGCCCAATGCCTTATCAGTCAGCGAACTCACAGACAAACTCGGCCTCCACGCCCTCCGCAACAAAACTGTGAGTAGTCTGattaaacctgcagtaagaTTAAAATCATTAAGCAAGTATAGGGTTGTATTAATATCTTGCTAATGTACATCATGTAATCTCTAACCCCACAGTGGCACATTGAGTCAACCTGCGCCACCCAGGGCACTGGGCTCTATGAAGGACTTGACTGGCTATCCAAAGAGCTGTCCAAGAACTAAAGATGGATCGACTGGActgatgagagagagggagggagggagggagagacagagagagagagagagagagagagcgagagtgagACTGAGCACCACAAGACAGGAGAGAAGGCACAGACATTCAATCCAGAAACATTTGGTCTTCCAGCACCAATGTTCACAAAAAGGAAAAGGCTGGTGGACATGTAATCATCTTTGGGGAAATTTGAATATctcatactttttcttttactatTGATACTATACTGTATTATCTCTTGGCGTAGTCtctaattttctctttttgttacctAACTCTTACCCAGCAACAAGTTGTAATTTCACATTCAGTTGCATGTTGAGCAAATAGATGAGCGAATGGTGTATTAGGGAAATTTTATGGAGGTGAAATGAATAGGGTACTAGGAGTTGATTTTCCACATCTTGACTCCTGTCTCAATAGCATTTGAAGTAATCAACCACTTACATAATTGTTGGCTTTACATTTGAGCCTGGGTTGGGGATATGATAATATAACCCTAGAGCTTTGGTGAAGGACAACTTGTAGGCTGCCATGAGCTGTCCATCTCCATAACTCCTCATGGATATTTGACTCCCTCGCAGACAGTACCTTTTATTCTTCACTGCTGTGTCCTCAATCTCAGGCCAGCTCATTTCAGTGAAGACCTTTAGGCTGAGATGGATGAGGATTCCAGTGAGTTCATAGATTTTGTTAATAGTGTGGAACCAAGTGGCCTCCTACTAAATGGATCCAAAAAGGAACATTGTGCCTTCTGGTACCTCTTTACACAGATCAGAGTAATCCTTTCTTATTTCAGTCTTAGGCAATGTGCCCTCTTCACATActtttgtgacctttttttttttttaaagacaaaataatgCAATAAGAATGTGCTGCAATGTTTGCTGTGGTGCAGCAGAACCACAGTGAAGTGTGACTCCTTCATGCTACTTGACTTCACTATCAGACAGGAGATTATCCTGTTTGGTTATTTGTGAATTTCTCCTAActctccctccttttgtttttccaatAACCGCCATAAaaattatttgattaaaaaaagtttgGTTCTTCTGTCTATTCTAACAGAAAGTCTTTTTTAACctacaagaaggaaggaagcagcttTTCAGTGCTGACATGGGGCCAGTGCAACACAGTGaagttgcatgtttttttgttgttttttgtcttttatttggcAGTGTTTATTGCTGAGTTTGCTGTATTGTTTGAAGGTGAATACTGTATTATATACCTAATTATTTTACCCcttgaaacacaaaaacatacctGCTCATCAACTTATTTTACATTCCTGCATATGCTTACAGATTCTGGAGCTCCCACTAATTAAAAGTTGTATGTGctaaaaatattttgcaaaacAAAGCTCTGAATAAAGCCtatgttaaataataattgttttggACTCCATTTTTCTCCATGTTTCGGGACAGGCAGTTGTCATCTCACTTGGTCTTTTACACCTTCAGCCCTTAAAAAATATTAGATATATTTTCTGCCTACTATATTCACAGAAGTTCAAGTCAGGCAAGACAAAATTTTCAgattttgtgtaaaaaaaaaaaaccctcaactGAATCATTCAATGAGGAACTGAGCCTAATAAGAGGAAGTGGGCTGTTTTGTTACCAACTCTCTTTAGGCCTATGACTTAATACAGGCCTACGTAAGacttaaagtaaaaaaaggaaatagaagCAGGTAGGTAAGCCTATTTTGAATAATGAAGGGTTTATGTAAACCAACAAGCTGTAAGCAGTAAAATACCCTTCACTGCCACCTTTGAGCAAGGCATTGAGGTAATTTGACTTGCActgaagttgttttttgttcacACTGTGCATGGTAATCTATATGGTTGTAATTTGTTCTGGTCACTTTAAATTTATCTACATGGACATGGTTAATTAGAGGACACTACATTTGGTATAGAAAAAGTGTCACTGGCTCAAGCATGCATGCAGACACTCAGACACTGTATTTTCACGCAGTTTAGACTTTATTTGCACAATTTACTGTCATACAAAAGGCACTTTAGAATAACAATACAGCAtgcaggaaaaaataaaatgtccagAGGGGTTTATTCATAGACTCTGCTTAAAAATTGGATGTAGAT
Coding sequences within it:
- the LOC128359006 gene encoding ADP-ribosylation factor 4-like, which translates into the protein MGLTISSIFGRLFGKKQMRILMVGLDAAGKTTILYKLKLGEIVTTIPTIGFNVETVEFKNISFTVWDVGGQDKIRPLWRHYFQNTQGLIFVVDSNDRERVAESAEELSKMLLEDELKDAVLLVFANKQDLPNALSVSELTDKLGLHALRNKTWHIESTCATQGTGLYEGLDWLSKELSKN